GGGACATAGCCGACGACAAGCGATACCGGAGCATAACCGAGGTCTGGCTCGGCGGCGACCACTACAAATGGCGCGCCATGCGGAGCAACGGCGTACCCGAACGCTTCATCACCGGGGATGCGGGCGACTGGGAGAAATTCGAGCGCTGGGCGGACACGATACAGCATGCGATGCGCAATCCGCTCTATCATTGGACGCATCTCGAATTGCAGCGGGTATTCGGCATATATGATGTGCTCTCGCCGAAGACGGCGAAAAAGATATTCGACACATGCAACGCCATCATCGCAGAACCGTGGTTCTCAGCCCGCGGCATCATGAAGCAATTCAAAGTAGCCGGCGTCTGCACGACGGACGACCCTGTCGACTCGCTCGAACATCACCGCAAAATAAAGAGCGACGGGTTTTCATCTGCCGTACTCCCGACATTCCGTCCGGACAAGGCCATGGCGGTGGAGAACCCCGAGCTCTTCAATGACTGGGTGGTGAAGCTCGAAGCGGCGGTCAACTGCTCCATCGGCACATTCCAGCAATTCCTCGATGCGTTCAAGAAGCGCCATCTTTTCTTTCACGAGATGGGCTGCCGCGTATCCGATCACGGCATGGAATATGTCACTTTTCTCCCGGTATCCGACAATGACATGCCGGACATTTTCGCCAAGGTGCGCGCCGGCGCATATCTGACACATGATGAGATAGCGAAATTCAAGACCGGCATGCTCCGCGAAT
This is a stretch of genomic DNA from Spirochaetota bacterium. It encodes these proteins:
- the uxaC gene encoding glucuronate isomerase, producing the protein MRFMSDDFLLTTPAARRLYHEHAAHMPIFDFHCHLNPRDIADDKRYRSITEVWLGGDHYKWRAMRSNGVPERFITGDAGDWEKFERWADTIQHAMRNPLYHWTHLELQRVFGIYDVLSPKTAKKIFDTCNAIIAEPWFSARGIMKQFKVAGVCTTDDPVDSLEHHRKIKSDGFSSAVLPTFRPDKAMAVENPELFNDWVVKLEAAVNCSIGTFQQFLDAFKKRHLFFHEMGCRVSDHGMEYVTFLPVSDNDMPDIFAKVRAGAYLTHDEIAKFKTGMLRECGHLNHDHGWIMQLHLGAIRNNNTLMFRALGPDTGFDSIGDASVAKDLSRFLDSLALEHSLPRTILYNLNSKDNKVLGSMLGNFQDGSIPGKIQFGSAWWFLDTKKGMEEQIDALSELGLLSRFVGMLTDSRSFLSYPRHEYFRRILCNKIGVEVDAGELPADWESLGAMIGDISYTNAKNYFGIPLVF